The proteins below come from a single Falco peregrinus isolate bFalPer1 chromosome Z, bFalPer1.pri, whole genome shotgun sequence genomic window:
- the TMEM252 gene encoding transmembrane protein 252, giving the protein MKMSSRAERASKQTADRNQVLCLLGKMPKIGFTFIRLFMLLLGFSTICLGVLCISTSSYTCRCGNSELVFYCLLTLGFFLILTGIFWSTFHEALKFRCLSSIFIRNPSHGELHVSTIDRSDFYPPSYEDSTDPEKQTSSLPVASTLKQQEVINIPPPPYSESSAEFISETDQEQAPPYESSAQQLLQQQTGDQDADPREESNSQPSTQENSYQQDTDCQGTPERAVSVRTSETGSG; this is encoded by the exons ATGAAgatgagcagcagagctgagagaGCCAGCAAACAAACAGCAGACAGGAACCAAGTGCTGTGTCTGCTTGGAAAGATGCCGAAAATTGGTTTTACATTCATTCGGCTTTTTATGCTCTTACTTGGTTTCTCCACTATTTGTCTGGGAGTCCTTTGCATTTCCACGAGTTCCTATACATGCAGATGTGGAAATAGCGAGCTGGTGTTCTATTGCCTGTTAACTTTGggtttctttctcattttgacTGGCATTTTCTGGAGCACTTTCCATGAAGCCTTGAAATTCAGATGCCTCAGCAGTATCTTTATTCGAAACCCCAGCCATGGAGAGCTACATGTCAGCACTATAGACAG gTCTGACTTCTATCCCCCCTCCTATGAAGACAGCACAGATCCTGAAAAACAGACCTCCTCACTGCCAGTTGCCTCCACACTAAAACAGCAAGAAGTCATCAACATCCCTCCACCTCCGTATAGTGAAAGCAGTGCTGAGTTCATCAGTGAAACTGACCAGGAACAGGCACCACCGTACGAATCATCTGCGCAGCAGCtactgcagcagcaaacaggTGACCAAGACGCAGACCCCAGAGAGGAGTCTAATTCTCAGCCATCCACACAAGAAAACAGTTACCAACAGGATACAGACTGCCAAGGAACCCCAGAAAGAGCAGTATCTGTCAGAACATCTGAGACAGGCAGTGGGTAA